The genomic stretch CTATGGTGCAAATTCATATGCATCATTTGTGGTATCAAATGGTGGTAATCACGTCCACATATGCATCATGTTAAAACTAAACTGCCAAGCAGCCAAATCGTCTCCACCTATAGCTGAAGTCAAAATAAAATTAATCAAATATTTGGTGAATGATTTTTGGTGCAAGGGCCCTTCTAAAATGCTTTGCTAAATGTGGAAGATTGGCAGAACTTGATTTCATACGAAATAGTTGATGTACTGAAATATGCTTcttgttaaaattttatataagatTAACCCACAATATCATTTTTGCAAATTATGAATATGGCAATGCAACAAACAAATtccttatgtgtgtgtgtgtataatttatatatacatatatcggcatataaaaataatagtaGTAGATGAcatataaaacaaataaaaaatacttaaaagaaAAGTACTCAAAACTAGTTTAAGTCGCCTCTTTCTGCCATGAACCATGAAGATGGAAGAAAGACACGATCATTTCGTCCCAGTAGCTTGCTTGCGTGTTATGTAACACTCCACATGTTGGTTGAAACCCCAAACCCTTTCTGTTCTTTTCCATTCCATGCTAATAGCTACAAACTCTCAGAGGTTAGTGATTCTTCTGATTAACAATTATTTTGCTGGTGATGTGCCCTTATTGCTTGTTTTGCCAAAAGCAAAAGTATGGTGCAATCTTCCAAAACCGTGCAAAAGAATCAAATGGCAAGAACTGCCCTGTCATCTATCTCTCGGGTGATGCCATCCCTAACCAGAAGTTcctgctactactactactgctacCCACAAGCCAAGTTGATGACCATACAGATGCACGGGCCAAAGACATTCTTGGTATCCATGTAGGATTACCAGCATATTTTGGTTGCTTCTAGCCACAACTGCTCAAAATAGAAAATTACAGCACACTCTTTAGATTCCCCTATTTTATGTTATCAACAGCTTCATAAGCATTAACATCAGACTCCATATTTGTAAGGCGAAAttccttaaaaaaatttaatttctataGCACCAATGTCATTTTCTTATTTTCGGATCCAACAAGCCAACACTAATCTTCTCCGAAAGCAACAATCTTGTGAAACGAACCCAAAACCAGCAATGCGAAATCAATAGGATTCAAAATCACAAGAAAGATACGGAAACTGCCGTCAGACCAACATTTCACCTAATTACCGACTTGCGAAGGGCAAATCAGTCGATCAGGCAATTACAAGACTAGAATCATAAACAAAACCAAGCAGAGGGAGGTTTGACACTAAAATCGGATTCGTGCATCAAAGAGGGCATGGTGGGCTACACTTGCATTTTGGCTAAAACCGAAGCTAGATAAGAAGCAAGGGAGATTATAACCTAGAAATCGGAGCGTGCTTTACAGAACCGGGAACAGCAAACAAGGAGAGAACTCTCGTCGGAGAATCCCTAGCCGTGGATGCATCAAAAACCGACTTCTATATCgatgagacagagagagagagagagcgctccAAAGCGCGAAACCTGCATGATGAAAAAGCGGCGCTACTTCTCGACGTCGTTACCCGCCTCCGTACTCGCGGGTAAGCGGACACGATTGGAGGCGCAAGGAGGTAGGCTGTGGGACCCGCTGTGTCAGCGCGGGTAAGCGTTCTGCGCAACGTATCCGTTCATGAACACTCGAACTTCATTttctttcatatatattatgatagcaattatttatttatttattttagaacACTTCCTCCAAATGTCGAGTGCTATTAATATCAATCACTTCACCATTAGAGAACATGATGGCCATAAATCATGCAACAACACGATTACCATAGATAAAATGACTCGTAGAATTGGCTTGGAATTTGATTAGAGTTTCATGTTGAGAACCTTAGCAAGAGGGACATAATTGAGGTGTGTTCCATCGAAATCCGGAGGAGAACCATCTGCATGGTGACGAAGCACTGATTTAGGCAGTGATGGGGTGCAAGTGGAGCGCTTGCCATTGTTGCTGTCTTTCTTCGGACGTTGCTTGGTGAGTGCATCTGCAGCAACCCTTCTCTGTGTCTGCTCTGCTCTCCACTTCCTCAGCTGATCCTCGATTGCTGCTTTAGCTTTCTCGGCCAGCTCGGCTCTTCTTGTTGCCTCTTCCAGGTTGGATCTCAAATCATTGATTCTGGAGGTTGCAGCTTCCAGCTCTTCGTTTAACATGTCAGCGTCGGAAGTTCGTTCCAATCCAGAAGAGCGAGGAGAATCTGCAATTCCCATGGCTTTCCCGGTCTCCTGGGTTAAGGAATTGCTTTCCTTGGCTAAGATTGCCATTCCACCATAACCATCAATGATATCGCTCTTTCCACGTTTAGTTTCAGTTGCATAATCAGCTTTATCATCCATCTCCATTTCAGATTCTGCATCCTTCTTTTGTACTTGAGATTCCATCTTAGATGATTTAGTTTCTAATGCTAGTTCCTGCACAGCAATATACAACCCAGATTGAGAACTCGTAGCCCTTGCTTCGGCAGCCTCAGCAGCTAAAATTCTTCTTGCCCCGCTTCTGTGAAGATCTGCTTTCAGTGTCGCAATTTCTTCCTCAAGATCCATTTCTCTTCCCCTCATTTCAGACATCTCGTGTTTCAGTGTTTGCGTTCTACTGGAAAGAAGCTCGATCTGGCAATTTAGATCAATCACTTTATCTCTCTCACTCTGAAGCTCGTTGCGCATTCTCTTTTTTTCGGCTTCCATCAAGGCAAGATAGCTTGAATACTTGGATCTTGCCCCTTCTGGTGTTTCCATCTCCGAAGCAAGCTGGTTTGCATCGTTAACAGCGTCTAAAGCAAATCTCGAGCATGCACTATACAACTCTTCTAATTGCTTCAGTTCAGATTGCAAATAATCAACTTGTATCATTTTTGCGAATAGTTCATTCTCCATGTTATTCATCATATCCAAGTGATCTTTCATCCCTTCTAGCTTATCATGTGATTGAGCAAGTGCCTCTTTAGTAATGTGCAACTCTGCTTCCATTCTGAAAAAGGAAGCAGACCTCTCCTTATCTGCTTCAATGGCTGCCAGTGTAGAGGAAAAAAGGGCTTCATTTAGTGCTGAAATGTGCAGCAATAACTTCTTTCTCTGATCACTCTCTAAGAAAATTGCTTGCCCCATCAACTCAGCTCTTCTTTCTGCCATAGTATGTAATCGTCCTGAAGCAGTGACCTCAGATCCCATggcatgttcttcttcttgcaaggCTTTCAACTCATCCACAATGCCAAGTAGTTCCGATTCGTGCTCGCTGGATCCTAAGAGCGACTGTGCAATCACTTTATTTTCAGATTCAAGTTTAGCTATTTTGGTTTCAGCTTGCTGACATTTTTCCCTGTATCTATCAATCTCAGCAACAGAATTTTCCAACTGGATTGACAAATCATCAACTGTTTTATGATAGACTTCAAGCTCCAGATTGGCTTGTTTATTGGCAGATTTATTGATTTCCAGCTGCACTTTGCAATTAGCTAACTCTTTTAACAAGAGGCATAGATCTttctcctcctgctcctcctAGATACTCAAGAGAAAAAGGATAAAGGTCAATTTTAAGAGGGTCTCACATTTTCAGTACTTGGGGTCTTTAAAATTATGCTTCAAAGATTATCTTGCCATGTTTCCTGAGGAAGCGCAACTATTCTGACCAGCTTTCTGCTCAAAAAAGGATAATGCAGTCTTTACAGATTCAAAAGGCTTAGTGTCTATTTCTCCCATTCTTTTCTCCTAGCAGATGGATAATATACGCAGTCAGCATCTTGAACCAATTTGGCTTAAAACAATGTTCTATGACCAGTAAATAAATGCAAGTTTTAGCAACCATTAGAAATGAAACAGAGAACATCTATTATCTTACAATTGAGCAAAAAGATACATGTACAAGGAAAAAGACAAAGAAACAAATAGTGATGATAAGATTGCAAGCATAATTATAGTTTCTGATGAACTTTTCTTAAGCAATTTTCTTTTGAAAAGCACAACAAATCTAACATAATGTGGAGAAGATCATGTGTGGTGTACTAAAAACTCAGCTCACTTTTTGAGTAATACCCTTTTTATTGGTTTCAACCCTGAGATGCCAAAGGCAGAAGCATGAATCTTATAATATGTTGTTTTATCTCTATGGGAGCATTTTGTATTTAAGATCTTCACTCTTATGTGCTAATCCATAGTTTCAATTACCATGACATGCCGACTGCATCACATCTATTCATTAGTCAGTACCATACTGATATACAGAATATGATCAACATATAagcaattttataacattttattaGCGTATCAAAGCATAACATATTGTGCCAGTTGGTGCATACCACCGATATAAGATTCTAGTATGATACCAATACTcttgtatttgtgattttacctaaGGCTCCCACCTTAATCTATCTTGATGAAGCCC from Musa acuminata AAA Group cultivar baxijiao chromosome BXJ1-3, Cavendish_Baxijiao_AAA, whole genome shotgun sequence encodes the following:
- the LOC135634404 gene encoding protein WEAK CHLOROPLAST MOVEMENT UNDER BLUE LIGHT 1-like produces the protein MGSEVTASGRLHTMAERRAELMGQAIFLESDQRKKLLLHISALNEALFSSTLAAIEADKERSASFFRMEAELHITKEALAQSHDKLEGMKDHLDMMNNMENELFAKMIQVDYLQSELKQLEELYSACSRFALDAVNDANQLASEMETPEGARSKYSSYLALMEAEKKRMRNELQSERDKVIDLNCQIELLSSRTQTLKHEMSEMRGREMDLEEEIATLKADLHRSGARRILAAEAAEARATSSQSGLYIAVQELALETKSSKMESQVQKKDAESEMEMDDKADYATETKRGKSDIIDGYGGMAILAKESNSLTQETGKAMGIADSPRSSGLERTSDADMLNEELEAATSRINDLRSNLEEATRRAELAEKAKAAIEDQLRKWRAEQTQRRVAADALTKQRPKKDSNNGKRSTCTPSLPKSVLRHHADGSPPDFDGTHLNYVPLAKVLNMKL